TGCCTTGTCAATGTTGTCATTCTAAGGAATACACAGTTTTTACAGAGGTTTTACATCTCTAAATCCCAGGTAATGGATGTTCTGTATGAAAATGTGTATATGCAGAACATGGAAGGAATGAAGGAATATGTCACTTGGTTTTCTTAATTTATACTAATTCaaattttttcctttggtgtaCCAGAatctcctattttttttaaagtttctgcttAAAAATTGCATAAATACTGTGTTGTAAGTTTGAGAATAGCGTTTTACTTTCTTTAACCATGTAACTTTAAGTTGgtctttccttaaaaagaaaaccaaaaaaaacaccactgcaCAAGCCCAAAAAACAACTTAAGAAACAGCTCAACTCTTAATTTTATTCAAGAGTAATGAGCCAACAAGTAACAACCCCTTACTGTAAGCtacaaaatgaaggaagaaactCCAGAACACCATTTTAGTTGCATAAAAGagatctctactttttttttaactatctaATTGTATTAAGAAAAGCAATTCTCAAAACTCCGGTGCCTGGTAAACATGAACAAGTTCTTGTTATTTGTCCTTTTCAGCTGATTCCTCaaacggggagggggggtgagaaAAAGAGAGTATTACTTAAGATTAGCTATCCACAGCTGACAAGCAGAAGAAGAATTGAGCAAGGTGCCTATTTTTGATACATATAGCAGACCACTGCTCAAACTAATACACAGCCCAGCTCTCCagcatctttttcttcctaagacagaaaaaaaagaattcttgttAGATAACAATCTGGATAATTAGTTCCAGTTACCTTTCAGTGATTGTAACAGTTACAAGAAAATTGCCCCTGGAACAGTACCCTGACCACGAGAAATTATTGTAACTCTGAGCTTGTTTCATCTACAGCTGTATTACTACCTCTGGCAAAGAAGAGAACACTGGTTCACTATTTCACGTTTCTAGATCAGTATTCAAACCCCCCGGTACTTGATGACGTCTGTCTGATCTGAGGGGTAGGTAATCTGAGATCTGCTGTGAGGGGACCCTGGAACTGAGGTGGTGGAGGAAAAGGCGGGTTACAGCAAGCCAAGCAAGGTCGGGCAGTAACTGACCTTTTTAAATCTTGATGCAAAGTGAAGGGCTTAAGCTTAAACCAGCAAGTCCTTTAATTATAtagttttgtaaataaaaaataaatctcagtaaAATATCTCCTCTGCatatccccccccaaaaaaaacccctttcaatTGAACTTACACTTCTTCCTTGAATACATCCAGGGTAATATTCACATCATCTCCAAACTGCAGATCTTCAGTGCTCAGTCCCAAAGTTTTAAGAGCTAAAGTTAAGGAAAGAGAATTTCCTATGCAAGTCTTGGAACGATTAATTTAACATCTTAAAGGGGCCTAAATATAATAAAAGGTAAAATATGTAACTTAAGAATATGTAACTTTTTTAACTTTCCAAGTTCCAGGTTGTGTATTGGCAGATGTGCGAATACTTTTAAAGTATACATATGTATAGCtttgaaactattttaataaTTCTGTGCAAACAAATACAGACGCTTCAGTATGACCTGCTGTTCGGGCGAGACGCACCTTCTCTGTACTGCGCTGGCGTTATGTGGCCCTGGCCTACGACATCCAGCAACTCGAACATGGCGGCCAGGTTGGCCTCGTCCATGAGGTACGGGTACTCCCCCTCGGCTCGTTTCCCGGCCTTCACCCTTCCCAGCGCCTGGATCAGGAACTCGCGTGGTCTTTCTGCAACGAAGTACAGTCGCCCACAGACGCAGGGCAATCAGCCACCGACCGAAGGCCACGCAAtcccttctcccccccgccccatccccacCCCGCTTTTCGCGGCGGGGGGCCCCACAGCTGCGCTGCCGCCGGGACGCGGTGCCGCACCGGGGCGGTGGTAGAGCAGCAGCGCGCCGAGGCGCTGGAGCAGCTCGGGGATGCGGTGGCGCTGCAGGTAGTCGCGGCCTTCCTGCTCGCCCGCCGCCATGCCGCGTTGCTGGGAGACCGCGCGCGCCGGCCGTTaaccggccccgccccgccgagcggcGGCGTGAGGTGAGCCCGGGCGGGACGGCCTCTGGGAGCCGGAGGAGGAGCGGGGGTGAGCAGGAAGGGGGGGAGTGGGCGCTTTTCGTACACGGAGGCGGAGAGGCGTCCTCAAGGGAGACAAGGCAACAAGAAAACGGACGCGGGGCTCGGCGGGAGGGAGCGCAGCTGCTCGCCAGAGCTGGCGTGGTGCTCCTGCAGTCAGCTCCGGCCGTCAGGCGAGTAAATCGGGTTAGTGAGGCTTTGCTGACTGCAGCCCCTGCTTCAATGGGTAGAAAGTGGGAGGCAAAAATTAATTTGCCTCGATGTCATCACTGCCAGAAAGTCATCGCTGCCAGCCAAGTTACTAGTTTGTACCGCGGTTGAATTAATTCATGGGGAAAGCAAATTACACGGTATTGTTTTTGACATTTATGCAAGTCTTCTCAATTTCAGCCACATTTCCTTCCATATGCGGTAATGCAGTCTACACCTTTTGCATTTTCCCATACGCGGTGCACTACCCGGACTCCCTTGCTAACGGTGGCCTTGGCTAATGCCAGTACGTGCGAGGGGATAGCAGAATGTTCAGATGCCACCTAGTGGAACGGGGTAGTGCGTGCTCCGTACTGGCACGATAGGCAGCATCAATGATCAGCAACTAAGGTtacatttttaaatcattattgAGGTTTGCGGCATAGCCTGTGCAAACAGAGAAGAGACATCAAAGAACCTTTTTATTGTACTACCCTGTGTGAGAAGGAGAGAGATAATCAAGTAAAGtgtcccacaaaaaaaaaattcaaacaaatctACAAAGACATAAACATCTGCCCTCAAATAAAAATAGACAATCATAAATGAgcatatagtaaaaaaaaaaatggtattccTGTGAAAAGTCTAGCACTATCTATATTTAACTatttgccaaaacaaaaaaaaatcacaagacatTCATagaattcacctttttttttcttagagaaagAGTGGGAGAAAGGCAGCATCCAAAACTGCAGAGATTGTACAGCCATGCTCTGGCCGTATTCTTTAGTATTTTAAGCTGATTATGCTACCTGCTTCAAGTCTTAATTAGGGCTAGAGGACTTGTAGGTTCGTAACGGTTACCTTCCTTGACAGCTACCTGGCAGTGAGGGAAACCTCCTTTTCCTAAGGAATACAATTCATAGTTACTGAACCCATTCCTGCATTTGACTTCTGTACGTCTTTTGACAGAGTTTGCAAAGAACTAGCAaagttttttcctaaagaaaagtgATGGGAGAAAGTGTAATTTGAAGTGTGGACAAGTACAAACAAGAGACTGAGCTGGCCAGCAGAGGAGAAATAaagacatggaaaatattttcgtgaaaaagaaaacctaagGATAGGAAGATTGACTGGAAAGGAAGGAGCAAATGAAAAACTGGAGAGAAAGGTAGGTAAGTCAGTGTTTGGGGCAGGGAAAACAGCATTTGGCAAAGGAAGTTCTTCCTTTAGATAACCGGTATGAAACACATATGTTGAGAGCTgaaattttaagaataaaaacagGAATTGCAGGTTGAAGTGTGTTTCTCTGAGGAATCGTTCAAAAATCACTAAGCAGAGCAAACCGCAATTTGATTTACAactaggaatatttttttttttatttcatttcactgttAAGAAAGCACAatttatttccttgaaaaaaaagttctgataaTGCATCATGTAGGGAATTTATTATCCTCAGTTTATACAATGATACATCGGCTATATATATGAGTCCTAAAAGTGTGATAGTTTAGGACAATTTGTGAGAAGCTCACATGGAGTATTGTAAGAGAAATTGAACTTCTGGTGACtaagaaaaacaggatttgaCAAACATCTGAAAGTTTTCTGGTTCCATTACAGAGATGCTGCTAGTTGAATTATAATCAAGAACTCAAGGATCAAATCCATTTTCATGTGTTTAAGGTGTCCTGGCTGGTTACTTAAAATTGAATCTGGTTGGAAGACTTAGTACCTGTTGTGACAGAAGCTGAGCCTTTTGCAGACTATTGTTAATAACTTAAGCCTTTTATCTAATTACATAGGACTAAATAGACTACCAGGAGCCTTAAGGGTTGTAACGAAGAGGAACAGGGACTGCAGGTCAGATATGAAGCTGGTTGCAGAACAAGCATTTGTCTTGCTGAGGAAAACAGGCAGATGGACGTGTTCTTCCAAATACGAGTGTTAGAAGACTGAAGCCTAGGGCTGTGGGAAGAGACAGGAGCAGTAAGGGCTGGGAAAGATGCCTAGATCTGCCATACGCTTACTGTGAACATGCTGAGTAGCAGCTCCTTTAATGCTTTACCCGCCTCTGCTCCTCCTCAACACGGACATTAGAAAGCACTCTGTGTTAGGGAGCGTAGGGTGGAGCGGTAGTGATTGGGTCCTGCCATTTCTGTAGCTGCTTTGGAAGAGCTCACTGCACCCTTCCATTGTGATCCTCAGGGCCTTCCAAGGTACAGGCGAGTTCCTCGCCAGGGGATTTTACACTACACATTTATAAGGGAAAGTGCttaacagcaaaaatattaaGCCTCTGGGTATTAATTATCTCAACATCCAgaaccctttcctttttttttgtttttgtgtttacTATATAGAACGGCAGAGTAATTTaggttggaatggacctctggAGATCCCCCAATTTGTTATCCATGAATTTGCAACCCTTCCCAACATCCAGGATGGTATTGAAACCCTTCAGCATTATTTGGCTCAGTATTAACCCCTGAGGCATGTTACTAGTAACAACCAACCAACCGGACTTCAAATGGCTGACCTCAACTCTCTGAGCCCTGCCGTCGAGATGATTTTCCAGCCACCTCACAGTCCATTCCTtgaatccatctctctccaatttattGTAAGAATACAAAAGCAGACATTGTCAAAAGACTTGCTAGGGTCAACATAAACAATGCTCACTGCTCTCTGGTCAGTACCCAAAGgcagtcatttcatcacagaaggcaagcAGGTTGGTCAGACCTGGTTtccccttggtaaatccatgttgTCTGGGCGTGGCTTCCAGGAGCATTTGTTCCGTAATCTGCCTGGGATTGAGGTTGGGCTAagcagcctgtagttccctgggtccttccTGAAAATGGGcattgcatttgcctttttccttagAAACCCTGTACTCTGTTCACCATGATCTTTCAAGGATGATAGCAGCCTTGTAATGATATCAGCCTGCATCCTTGAATCCTACCCAGCTTTCCCCATAGACTGGTATAGATCCAGGGTAAGTAGTCCTTAACTCAAGCTTCCTCTTATGTGGGAAGACTCTGCCCAAAGATCTGAGCACCGACCTCTCCAGTTAAAACCTGAAGCACAGGCAGCACCGAGTGTACCTCAGTTGTTcccatgtcctttgtcactagGCTACCCACCCCACATAGTGGGGCCCACATTTTGCGTAGCCTTCCTTCCATGTTAATATACAGAAAGGGCCCTTTACATCCCTCACTGAttccagctccagctgagctttggctttcctagtTCTGGTTCAGCATGCCTAGGCagtgtttctgtattcctccagGGTAGCCCTCCCCTGCTTCCACAGTCCGTATACTTGCCTTTTGGATTTGATTTCAGTCAGGAGTTCCCCATTCAGCCACCCTGGCCTTCTCCCATGTCTGGTTAAGTTCCTGCATGTCAGAATAGACAGTTCTTGTGCTTCAGCTAGCTCCCCTGGGCCCTTCAGGGCAGTCTTCTGTGGGATTCTGTCAACAAAATGTCTGCAGAgacaaagtctgctctcctgaattcCTGGGTTGCAGTTCGACTATTTATCTTCCTCACTTGCCTCAGAATCTTAAGCTTTGCTATCTCGTAGTCACTGTTGCCAAGGCTGCCACAATGTCAGTGTTCCCAAACAGCCCTTTCTTATGTGTGAGCAGCATGTCTAGCATAGCCAGACTCAGCTTGTCGAGCACTCCTGTCAAGAAATTGTCCTTGATGTAGTACAGAAGTAGCCTGGATCACTTGTGCCTCCCTGTTGCCATCCCAATCCCCTCTACAAGAACAAGAGCCTGCAGTTTTAAGGCTaagctgtgaatattttttttttcagtcaactgCAAAATAAAGACTAAACCTGCCATCAAAAATCATATactgagaaaaattaaatatcaggaattagaaaaatacttccagttactgtttccgagtcaaagagaagtaaaaataggTCACAAAAAAAGGCTAGGTTAGGATCAGGAAACAGCTCTCTTACAGAACTGTCCACTTCCCAGTTGACTGAAAACCCAAGAATTTGATTTCCTAGAACTACAGTGGGACTTTTGCTgaaggcaaagaggaaaaaagaaaaaacttagcAGGAGCCTTCATTCTTTGAGATATATAGTATATTTGTCTGTTTAAGTGTGGCTCTGAGCCCACAGACGCTTTTATTCTAGCAGTTTCTGTAGAGTGAGTTCACACTACACAGAGTGGTGGAGATCAGAGCTCCATCTCCATTGCCTTAGTTTCTCTGACCCCCCCCACAGTCCGAATGGATGCATCAACATGGAGGTCAATATCAATGTAGATGTTTTCCCACAGGAGTCAAGAATAGAATGCTCTTCATATAAGCTGCAATGGTGCACATGCTATAATAGAGAATGTACTGATTCCTGGGATAGTAGATTTAGAAAATAATGCCATCTAGTCTGTTACACAGTTAGCCATCCTTAGAGTAAAGATGTTCATGAGTCCTCAAAAGATTAACATTCTTGGCGAACGTCTGGTTCCATGAACATAAAAAGACAAGACTTGTTAGAGTGGATAGTAGTTTCTCTGCTTCATCCTATGCTGTCTTAGAAACAAAGCAGGTAAAGTGGTTCAAAGGAAACTCTGTGGTATATCTCAGGGACATTTGGAAAAAATCCAGTGAAATATCTATCTAGGAAAGACATAGTAGAGTGAGAAAGGCCAATGAGAAGGTCTTGGGTGTCACCAGCTCTGAGTGGGAATTATAGCTACCAAAAAAAGCTGAACAAGGAAGACCAAGCAATGAAGAGGATTTGGTATTAGGAAACTACCCTAAGGAGGCCTGAGGGAGCGTTTCTAAGAAAATGACCCTACAAGATGAGTCCTTGAGAGAAGAGTTAGATCATCATTATTGCTTTCTTCACATCTGGATCATAGTCCAGcttcctgctccaagcagggtcagatcaggttgctcagagctttaTCCTGTTTGGGTTTGAAAATCTCAAAAGTTGGAGATTGCACCTACCTCCCTAAGCAACTTGTTCTAATGCTTGACTGCCTCCACGGCAGGAAGGTTCTTCCTtgtgtccagtctaaacctcccttgtgTCAATTTACATTCATTGTTTCTCGCCTTCCCACCGTGTAGAgtgggaagagtctggctctgatCTAGTGACCTCCTCATAGGTATTGGCAGGCTGCTATTATGTCCCCCTAAGTCAGGGCAAGTGGTGTGTTGGAGCTAGAGGTTCGTTACAGTGCTCACCTACTCACTTTGTGcttcaatttcttttcctctttgccttTCTTGGCAATCTCATAAGGGATTTTGAAGGCCAGTCTGGGCCCAAAGGCCCTGGACAGAAGCTCGAGATGGAGAAGCTAGTATCTTTCAGGCTTCATTGGCATTTAACAGCAGATGAAAGGAGTTTGGGATTGGAAGATCAATAATGGAGGTCATGGGAGTGAGTGGTCCAGTAATATGCTAGGGGCAAAGCAGAAGAGGCATTGGAGAATGGTCTGTTAGGAATGAAAGGCCCAACACTGAGTCTGTTATGTGCTCCAGGAGCAAACACGCACTTGGCTTGTTCTAGGTTAAGGAGCAAAACTGGAGCATTTccctttgaatgttttctttcttgggaaGCATCCATGCTCAGGGTATGAAGCTGTAGGCCGTGGAAGCACTCTGCAAAATAACACAAGTGAAAACCAACTTCTGCACCTTCTTGGTGTCTCTGTGATAATGAAGCAGCAAGCCCAGTGTGTTGGTATTACTGGTCAGGCTATGTGGCCCAAACACAAATCCTAAAGAGAATTAACAAGAAAGGAGTAACTCAAGGCaatattggggggaaaaaaaaccccacaaacccaaaaaaacccaaagaaaaaatgcccaaaacatacccccccccccagctgattACAGGTCAAAATaagagaaaactaaagaaaaaggaaggcagaTAGTTGCAATTTAAGAGCAGAGCTGACCAGAAGGGGAAGTTTCTTGCATAGGCTGTTGAGAGCACCTTCAGAACAAAGGCGACAGCCTATATATTCTGCATCTGTGGtaggaaaggctgaaggattGAGCCCAAGTAATCCTTTTCCAGTGACCTGTCTGCTCACCTGTGACACAGCTCTCCAAATGACCACTGAGTCAATTTGCCACTGGGAAGGGATGATAGTTTCTCTTCTGCAGTGATGCTGACTGTCACCAGTCCCTCCTCTGCCTCGGCAGGGGCCAGGCTGGAAATGGCTGACACAGACATGGGACTCACAGGGTTGCACTCATGAGTTCATCAGGCTGTTCATTATATTTACACCAACAGGCCTTTATACCTGTAGCATTCTGTAAATATACATTGTTCACGCTAGACAACTTTTCTGAAAAACTAGTCTCTTGTGGTGTCACATCAACCATGTTAGAAAGTGCTCCAAGTTAATCAAACCCAGATTCAATTTCAGAGCTAAATCTTTCAGGTTTGGGAAATCTGCAAAGGGGCAGCTGAATGTTGTGTACCATCTCGAATCCCTACTGGTGTCCTTACCCTCAGATCAAGTTCTCCTGGATCCTGATTGTTATTTTTGGCAAGCTTCCCCCAAagcttcccttctcccttctgtAGGGAGGGCAGATTACAGACTAGATCTAAATATTTCTGCAGGTCAGccataaacaacaaaaaactacACGCAAAAGAATCCTGCCCATGTCATTTGTGATGCATTACAAAATGAGAACAAGAGTATGCATACTGTCTACCACGGATTCTCCAGTGGAAGGGCAAACAGGGACCTGCTGCTGAATTGCCAGCTTTATCTTTCTTCTACTTaagaaagtatgttttaaaagagGTCTGTACTTGTTTTGAGTAGTAGCTTTTAAGAggtgctcaaggaacaaaacagcataaaaatttgCATGAAATAAACATTCTTGTGTTCCGAAGTCTGAATCTGTTGTATGACTCTCCTCCAAGTATTTCTGGAATCAGTATTTGGCATTTCTTCCAATTGTGAACCCTGACAGATTTGGAAGAGTAAAACATACACTGGTTGTAGATAGCAATGactttcttctaaaataaatatttctgtggtaaaaagagaagaataaaaactAGAGTGCAATGAATAAAAAAGTTACAGTGTGATCTGCTTCCCTCTGAAACTGGTGGTATTTAGAGCACGTTAGATAATACAAGTAAAAGAGTACTGCTACAAGCAAAATACTTGTTGCATAACCAAAAAAAGGGTGGGGGAAACCAACTCCAAATAGAGAACAGCTTGTAAATCATTCTAACAAACATGTAAGTGCTAAAAAATGACTCAgtcatatttgaaaaataaatttagtgGTCTTCGGCCTTTGCGGACCATGGGCAATGATGGCAAGCAACTAATAACTCATGGCTGCAATATTCCATTTTCTCGGCTGTAGCTTTAATTTCTAATGGCTGCTAGAAATAGCAAAGTGTCTTACAAACACAATGTCACTCTTCAGCCGTATGTGGGGACCACTCTATCAGATGGAACTTTAGTATCTACTGTTACTTCATGATGTTCGGTATTTCTATACTAGAAAAGATAaactcaagattaaaaaaaaaggttttcaaaatatAAGCAGCCCAGATCAAGGCACAGTAAAGGCACAAAAAATGGGACAGTAAAGAGGAAGTTCAGGATTAGCTTTTGCCACGTGCAACAAAACAAGCAAGACGTTACACAAAAAGCTGTTCACCTAGAAGGTAAAATTTTCCTCCTTCGATTACTGTTTCCTGTAACGCAGGCTAGCTTTATATCCTCTGCCAGTTCTGAGTGTATGCATACAAAAACACAGTTTGCAGTCcaaatttcttgcttttaaaaaagatcatACCATAATTGTGAGCATCCTCCCTACAGTATCTCCAAGGCTGAGTTTCCAGATACTTCATAGAAGGAGCATAAAAATGTACATCTTCCCCAGATTTGCAGAAGTTTGCTGCGAGAGGAAAAAACTGCCATCCTCTCTGCAGAGCTGACAAGCCAATGAACAATTTAAGTCTCACTTGATCTGTAATTGGAACAGGCTTCACACAGAACAAGAATCTTAATGCCTAGATAAAAGTTGCATTTTTTGTATTAACAGTGATGAAAAGACTGGTTATAAATTTGTACTGCCCACTGAAGTGAGAATTCCTAAATCTAGCAGCTCAAGCAAAGTTAATTCTTACAGTGATAAGGAATGAGAAAAGGCATTCAGCTAagcaaaggaatttaaaaatgatTTATCAGTGCAAAAACCTCAGTAGCTGATTGTCACACGTGTCCTGACATGTaagtacagaaatattttagacACGAATGCCAAAAATAATCCCAGATCAATCCAGCTCTGTACAGAGAGCTGGGCAGATCTTTTGAACTACCAGTCGAATTCTCAGTGCTGGCTATCTGCACAGCGTATTTCAGCCTCTGGGAAGAAAAAGGGCAGTCTTGTAATACACACcagttttgctttgcaaaaataaataatgacaaaACCCATCTGTTTCTTACAaacatataaattattttatttacaaagccatgttacaaaaaaaaataataataataaagcaaaaaacaaaaaatacaatcGCTCACTAGAGAATATCTCCAGGCCCGGTGTTGAACCATGGCAGTATCAATCAGATAcatgtttgttctgtttttccttttttaaactgtAAGCCATAGAATTTACTATTTACACCTACTTTAGACATTTATTCTGCTTACAATTATCACAAGCATGGAATGAATTCTATTTGATACTGCTAATACATAAAGGTGCAggacaaagaatgaaaatacttaGTGTTACAAAATATGGATTGTAGAAAAGAAATTTGGCTGTACAagtatggcatttttttttttcttagaatgaTTGGACATGctttcttcaaaagtcttctggaaaAGGTTCTAAAATCTGTAGTAGGAAAGCACAATATAGCAGGTGCAAATTCATTTCTGTGCAACAACAGTTATTTAATATATCCCATGACTGACCAGCTATGCAAAACCCACAGAGTTTTGTTAAAGTGCCATGGGTCAACAGCATAACAAAATATAAGGTGtaaatagaaaaatttctttttttcttcttttttttaaaacaatagttCACTGAGAATCAGCAATAATAGAATATGCTGTATAAACTATTCTCTACAAAGGTCGATCAGCACTATTTACAATTGTTACATCAATACAAAAGAAGGCATACAAGTTATCCAAGTCGCTTTTTATGGCTGACGGGCCTATGCATTGCGTATGTGTAACAACCAAAGCTTCTGAGCCTCTATTGCTGGAAACAAATCACAAGATTTTCAGgcaaatggggaagaaaaagaactaCCAAGTGAATGCTACACTAATAATGCATTATAGGCTGGTCCAGTTTGtatccatttttttcaaatgtttacttCCACTTCACTCTTCAGGCTGAAATTTTTGATACAGATAATTAAATAATGATTCTTTGATGATGAAAGAACACTGTGGGATTTTACTTGGTGCttaattttcctgaaatgctGTCAGGTGTAAGCCagttgaaaaaaatttaagcagcATTCAAAGGACAGGCTCCGTATTCCAGCTTTCCAATTAAAAGATGCATGGAAAGAGCTAAAGCTTCCTAAAACTACAAAATTTGCTCCTTCAGTCATTGATTAGCATTATTTCTCAGAAGCAACCACTGAATCTCACAACCACTGTCTTCCCTCAACAACTAGAAAAAGCAGTTCATTGATTACAGAGGATGACTTTGTTACTGAGATTTTTAAACTCCTGCAGTTTTATAacgcaaaataaattaaaaaaatcaacatagtACTGCTCCTAAAACTGAACAAGACAAAAATTGTGCAAAAATAACAAAGATATGTACACATTTTTCAGTCTGAAGAAATGTACaataaaaacataattcaaagaacattttaaaaatataaacattgctTAAACTTTCCTAAGTTTCATACTGTTTCTGAAACTATACCGGTCAGTTAGCTCTGAAGTATAGCAAAACATAAATTATTACAAAATTAACactataaaaatttattttaagaatatttctaAACTTTTTTCAAAGGGTCTAGCCTTGTTTATAATTGCTTAAACATTTTTAGTCTTAAAATTTGCCTTaagccttctttttttaaaaaagaaagtagtaaTAATCTC
This genomic interval from Calonectris borealis chromosome 1, bCalBor7.hap1.2, whole genome shotgun sequence contains the following:
- the EFCAB10 gene encoding EF-hand calcium-binding domain-containing protein 10; protein product: MAAGEQEGRDYLQRHRIPELLQRLGALLLYHRPERPREFLIQALGRVKAGKRAEGEYPYLMDEANLAAMFELLDVVGQGHITPAQYREALKTLGLSTEDLQFGDDVNITLDVFKEEVKKKMLESWAVY